A window of Pangasianodon hypophthalmus isolate fPanHyp1 chromosome 29, fPanHyp1.pri, whole genome shotgun sequence genomic DNA:
AAAAGCTCTAAgcagaagcagggcatcaggatggatcaggcaggtccagagagcagaaggggtcaggatcactggtatctcaggagtagcatgtagatcgtcagagagagagagagagagagagagagagagagagaggagggtaATGTGTGTAAATCCCACATTAAACCTCATACACACTACATATAGTCTAATTTAAAGCTAAATTCAGTTATATTGGGAGATCAGGGCAGTTTAACTTAGCAGCATTCATTTTATGGCTTGATAATAAAAGTCAAAATTTATGTTACTGAGGCCTTGCAGTGGAAGGGAAGTGCTTGACAGACATAACATGACTGATTCAGAACGAAACACAGCTCTGAGACTGAGGAGTCTGAGTTCATCTGCTGTCTTCATGTATGCATAAATCTGAGTCATTAATCTGAGACCATTTGGAACACTGAAACGGACAAAGTGTTAAAACACTCTGACAAGAATGTTCCGAttcctgctttttattttatttttatctcgtTGAGGACTTTACCAAAGCAAAATCTGTCCCCACATCATCATCTGTGGGACTGTGCCACTGATATATAAAGGAGTCACTGGCTTTGGGGGAAGTCCATGCATTGTGGGCTTCTTTGTGGAGAAGAAGGACAGGAGACTTCAGACCCTGCACTGACATCATATAAGGATCAGCAGGTCAGAACCAAACAGGAAAATGACCCCAAAGAGCTTGATGCAGGAAAAATGACATATGCTTTGGCTagtcttcttttttctaaataagCTTATAAAATCATTGTGACTAATATATTCTACATATTTATGATGCATATACACATAAGATGCACCACTATGACACAATAAGCATAAAGGTGGTTCAAACTATGTACATGTGTTTAAAGTTTTATAAGGTATAATATAGTATCtattatataatcatttaaGACATCCAAAATGACCAAACATGGTTTAGTAATTTCCAACATTATGGTTCAGGGTCATTGGGACAGTCTTAAAATACAAGAAGGGGAGATCAGAAAAATAAAGTGACTGGACACATGAAATACTCCACAGCTCTGGTTAAATGAAGCATTGATGGAGTCTATGTGCATTAACCACTGCCAGGTTTAGATATGagagcataactaaaagggaagCGGCAGAAGGCACCGCAGGCTTTGGGGCACAACCCGCACACAACCCCGGCACATTCGGCACAACCCCGACACATCGACACAACCCCGACACATCGGCACAACCCCGACACATCGGCACAACCCCGACACATCGACACATCGACACAACCCCgacacaaccccaacacaaccTCGGCACAACCCCGACACAACCCTGACACATCGGcacaaccccaacacaaccCCGACACAACCCTGACACATCGGCACAACCCCgacacaaccccaacacaaccCCGACACATCGGCACAACCCCgacacaaccccaacacaaccCCGGCACAACCCCGACACATCGACACAACCCCGACACAACCCCAACAGAACCTCGGCACAACCCCGACACAACCCTGACACATCGGcacaaccccaacacaaccCCGACACAACCCTGACACATCGGCACAACCCCgacacaaccccaacacaaccCTGACACATCGGCACAACCCCgacacaaccccaacacaaccCTGACACATCGACACAACCCCGACACAACCCTGACACATCGGCACAACCGCGACACAACCCCGACACAACCCCGACACATCGACACAACCCTGACACATCGACACAACCCTGACACATCGGcacaaccccaacacaaccCTGACACATCGACACAACCCTGACACATCGGCACAACCCCgacacaaccccaacacaaccCTGACACATCGGCACAACCCCGACACAACACTGGGAAAATTCAAGGAAAAGGAAAGTGAGCCAGTGTCTTCTGAACTGTGTTCAAATCTGAAGAGATGATTTTACAATCTGATTTTTAATATAAGCAATTAATGTTTGCAAGAGGCAAGTAAACTACAGCTGAGAGAGGAAAAACTactactttttatatatataaaaaatgaattaggAATTAAATATTGGAGTACTCTGAAACATAATACTTGAGAAGTTCACTGAAGACCAAGAACACAAATTCATGAGTAACCTTAAAAGTAAGAGATGTAAAGGGACAGTGCTAGGTTTCTTAATCAACAGGGAAAAGATTGCTTTTTTGCAGAtataatttatatgaaataagacaaaatgtgttgacctaaaaaaaaaacaaaaaaaaacgcacacCTGTAAATGCCCAGATTCACTCGTAGGGCTATAACTAACAAGTTTACAGCAAGCAGAACTGAAGATTGTGAAGATTTGCAGAAGATAGGAGCATTTTGGGGTCATTAAGTTAGACACCACCGCCACCTGCCTCCAAACTATTTCTTATTCTaactttaatgaaaaaaattgcattatacCTAGGGTTAtctttgttataaaatatattgcaatttatatcaaaatttaaataaatgtaaaacaagcAGGCTACACATTTGGATTGACCAATACACaaaaatagttattattattgtgctagagaaggaaaaagaaattgataaatgtgtttgtggTAGCATTATAATACTGCTATATTGTTTCAAGTGTGAATTAATTTACACTGACCTGATGAATCACTGAACAAGTTAAGATATTCTTAACAAATGAACATTTCCATTAGCCTAACACGATCATTAATAGCAGTGTGAAGTAGGGCACCTGGCTTTAGTCAGTTGGTAGAACTAGGATTTTTACTCAAACTGCATTTAATTACACTGTATTATTTTCAAGCTGTGATGATATAAAGCATATATGTAACTGAAACCATAAAACCAAgaacacattattacattactttGAACATAACCCGTGAATTTTGAATCTTTTTTACATCCTTTTCATCCTTTTATTTGATATTCATACAAATGTTTATGATGTGCATATggaaattatttaataacttaatttgaaatatttacatatggcgagagacagagagagagagagagagaaagagagagagaaagagagagagagacggctaCCAGCTGTCTGCCCATCTGACTGTTCTTTAACATATGTAATCATTTGCAGTTGTGGAGTTCACTGTTCACTGTCATATTGTCTATAAAGGCAGTTAAATAATTATTGGCGtcaatttgtttctttttgcagTATAGGGATGTTATTCAGATAAAAGAGCCTTCTGgggtgtttgtgtttttctctcttaataGTGAGCGTGCACTCACTGAATTCAGGCAGGTTGCTATTTGCGGTGCTGCCTCCTGCTCAGGACGCTAGGACTGCTGACTGCAGCTGCAGTGGTCGCTCCCTTGGGTCTTCTGAAACGAAGAGAATTTCAGTGGCTTATCAGCCTGTGGCTAGACCCAGATACCACAGACAGAGATGCAGCCTTGTCTCAGCGGTAGGGGCACACACACTCTAGCCCACTGAGACGCAAGGCTTTTCTCACAGTAGGGGTCATGAAGGAAAGCAAGCAAGATTCAAGTACGGTACAGTGAAACTATTTTCTCCAGATATCCTAGcatgttaggaagctggggtcagagcccAGGGTTTGCCATGATACAGTGACCCTGGAGCAAacggagaaaaagagagggaataAAGATAACCAAAAAACACTTTCCCAACAAGTAAAGGGACACTTattacaacattttattaagaATGCAGATGAAACTGCCTTTGTGGAAGCCATCCAATTTGTTCATTCAATGCATCACATACATAGAGACtccaaaaatattttggatttcaaaatttccatatttccatatttcaaGTCATAATTTCTCTTTTGGAGACTTTCATATTTGGTTAATGAACTGCAGTTTGACAGCATGGCATGTACTTGTTAAATAAGTCGTCAAGAACAGAGAAACGTTAAACCACTTTGGATGACAAAAGCTTTTATGACAATGAGGAGCTTCAGGcacaaatgaatatttaaagtcAAAATCAGCAAATGTTGTACTAGTGAATGTACTGTAATGGTTTATGGAGCCAGGTCAGTTTCCGAGATACAGACTAAGCCTAATCCTACTTTTAAATGAAGTTACATGACCAAAGTGGTTTAGAGCAGACCAAGTAATAGTTTCAGGTTTAAAATGTCTTGACTATGCATATCCACtggatttgtttttataaaataagtACAAAACCATGACATCCAAGCCCATGCCTTTGGGTTCTAGTACACAAAGAACGTTTGGCGAATTCTGTCCCATACACATAAAACATCTGAACCAAAACCATCCCAGGTTCATCTGCATCTTATCACTGTAAAAATCTCCTAAACACAAAAAGCTGCTGAAGTTACTAGGAGCTGAGCCAGGCTGTGCCTTCACACAGCCAACAGGCGCACTGCTGTCTTCAGCAACCCTCTCGCAGGGCTGGTTTTCATCATTCTGACAATAAaaatgagaggaataaaaacacagtaaagtTTCTTCCGAAAAAAGGAAGGAGAAGAGGACCAGAGATTTCCACAGCTGGTCTCCTTTCTCGAAAGATCCcccttttcattctttcattctgtttatCTGGCACAAAGGAAGTGCATTTCTCGGTGGCTCCGTGGTAAGCTTAGAGGAGGTTATCCTCGCACTGGAATGCTTTGTAGAGAAAGGCAACCACATTCTTCACAAGCTCCCTGTGGGTAGAGAGGCAGAGTGGGCTCCGTATCCTTGCTGATTGTGGCCCAGCTCTTTGATTCAATGAACTTCAGGGAGAAATACAGCCACAGCATGCAATATAACAGATTTAGTATGACAATTACTTCCCCTCAAAGCAGTAAATGCCTACTAGGTCTGAATGAAACAGCAGAATGGTCTTAGACCCATCCTAAACCAAGTTACTTTGACCCTGTACTCCGGGGATACAGGGTATAATTGGGAAAATGTGGTGGGATGGAGCTGGAGCAGATGGTGGATGTATGAAAAAGAATGGGTGTGCAGGTTGCTAGTATTAATGGTGCCTGAAAACATAAAACAATAGATTTACAAAACACATGTAGAGTTTGTCATAAATtcctttatgtataaatttgcTAGAAATCAATTTCAGATAAAGACACTGGGTTGGAAGAACTTGGGTCAAACTACCAGTAGTCCAAATTACACATCTGCACTGGTGGACAATTGTGACAACCTGGGATCAGAGTCAATCTCATATCGGTAATGATACCCCTCCCACATCTCTCTGCAGGTGTCACGCATTTCATAGATGCGCTTCTTGATACCCTTCCGATTCAGATACAGCACAAAGAGGAACATTAGGCCCACAAAACCCAGCACTATGCCTAGGAAGACATAGGATGTTTGGAGAGCCAGGTTGTTGCTCTCCTCTACGTGATGGCATCCCAGCACCATCTTCCTTACAAGCAGTAAAGAAATGTTGCGCAGTTCAACAGGGAACACACAGACCAGATGCTCCACATCTACGACACGGTCCCACGAGGTGTTTAGCAAGGTGATGAACGACTCAATTCCACAGGTACACGTGTATGGGTTCTGCCCAAGGTGTAACTTTGCTTTTGGAATGCGCTCCAACTCCATCAAGCCTTCCTTGTTGAAGGTTTTAAGGGCGTTATGGCTGAGATCTAGCTCTTCTAAGTGCTCCAAACCCAGCAACGTCTCATTGGTAATAGCTACTATGGAGTTGTTGGCCAGATGAAGTCGGCGCAGACTGCTCATGTGAAAGAACATGTGAGGGGGTAGGAAGATCAGGCCATTGCTGGACAGGTCCAGCCCAAGCAGCGTGTCCAGGCTGCTCCAGCGCAGAGCTGTGGCCAGGTTAGTGATTGAGGAGTGGTTATAGAGCGCTCGGCTGAAATTCAGCTCTCTCAGCGTGTGGTTGTGCATTGTGAAGGCCTCTGGGTGAATCAGCACCAGCTGGTTGCTGCTCAGGTCCAGTGATCTGAGGTTACGCAGGCTGGAGAAGGTGTGAGACTCCACCTCAGATATTCTACACAGAAAAAGAGGATCACAATCACTCACTTCGCAACTCAGTCTTTTTAAATTCAACGAATGGAAATAACCGGAGGGAAAACATTAAGCTGTTTTAAGACACACTACAGTACCAGACTTTACAGACTTGATCAGTTAGGTATTGTGCTCCTAAACACATGCTGcagtaggctttttttttttttttttttttttttacctgttgtTGCTGAGTGATAAGGTGGTCACATTGTCCAGCCCCTTGAAACACTCTGGACCAATTCGTCTAATGTGGTTGCCCGTGATGAACAGATTCCTCGTGTAAGCAGGAATGCCGGTCGGTATGTCCTGAAGgtctttagaaacacatttcacaGTGTGTGCAGCTTCGGAACATTCGCAGCCAGCGGGACACAACGCAGAGCGCGTAGCGTGGACGCACAGCAGCGCGAACGCGACGCGCAGCACGAAGACCAACATGTCGGAAAGTCTGAAAATTAAGCAGGTAAATGCCCTTCTCTCAGTTCACCTCGATCGAGTGGCTTAAACAGAATGAACAAAcatgcttgtttaaaaaaactcgCTCGGGACCGGCTGCCTATGACTTccttttaaaaagtaaaacaaatccAGGAAAAGTTGCGGGTCCCGGAGTGCACGCGTTCCTCCAAACACGCACAGCCTCTCCAAACGCGGGGGTCTGCTGGAGCTGGTCTGCTGGAGCTGGGAGCTAGCACCCTGCTGCTCTCAGGGAGAACCGGGGAACTCAGGAATGACCTCTCCGCGCGCTCAGCTCCCTCTGCATCTCACACAAGCCACGTGTAGAGCAGTGAGAGGCAGGAGCTGATTAACATGAGAAAGAGAACCATCTGAACTCCTCTGGAACAATGCAATGAAAGCAGCAGCGCTGGACCCACGCTTGGAGgaggggagaggaggaggaggaggaggagggggaccTACTCATGTCTGAGAGAAACACAAGTCCAAAATCCACAAATCACAGCAACTAAATGCAAGTTAACTCAAAGTGCAGGCTTTAATCCGCGTGCTGTTCAGGACTCAGATCAGTACCATGATTTCTGAGCACAGCAGACAGctgctcttcctcctcctcagtcTGTTGCTGAAGCCTGGACTGGACTAGctacacattttaaaagcaaatctCTGGGGTACAATGATTCAAATGGATTCAAATATTTCGCACAATATTATTATTGGCACCTGATGGCTCTGTAGTCCTAATAAACTACAAGTAATCACAAAGAACTACTCTCTTCTACTCTTCCCTTCTCTCAcgttctcctctcttctctagAGCTTCTTCTCAGAACAAATTCTCTGCATAATGTTTGCTGAGCCTCTCTTTTGTCTTGGAATAAGCTCTGActagtgatttattttatttaagactCTGCATGCCTCAGGGGACATcagcacccttcataaaaatgagcaaatttAATTTCCACTTTAACTCATCTTTGTGCTACAAAAATTATTCtcatttgaaatatatatatatattttaaatgatagtATTTATATCAGCCAGAAGCACCACAGTCCtgggtttaatcctgagcttggattactgtctgtgtggactttCCTCCGGGTTCCCTTGGTTTCTTCCCACTGTCCTGTATTTGGATCCATCCATCTTGCCTTCAACCCTAACCGGTTTCCCAGTGCCTGCAGATGAAAACCGTCCCCACAGCATGGGTGGTGCTTGCATGGATGCTCCTGCATGCTCACTGTGCTCCTGGGAACATTGAAAactttagaaatggttttatttccTCATCCAGATCCATCTCTCAACACAATTTGATCATGGAGGTCTACAGAGAGTTCCTTAgacttcatggcttggtttttggtctggcatgcactgtgaattgtgCGACATCATACACACCAGTGTGTGCCTTTCTGAATCATGTCCAATTAATTCAATTTGCTACAGGCAGACTCCCGGCAAATTCTAGGGACATCTCGagataataaaagcaaaaagaacCTGAGCTCAGTCTGGAGAGCCTCAgccaagggtctgaatactgaaCTAAAtgacatatttcagtttttgatttttaataacttgcaaaaaattattaagaaaaacttttttcatagattgtgtgtagatttatggctgtacacacacacacacacacacacatgtcacTTTAATTGGAACATCTGCAaatatgcaattatccagtcagttGGCAGAAAAATGCTGTATTgttgagagagacaggggagaatGATCatactggttcaagctgacaggaaggccatggtaacttaaataactactctttacaagtgtggtgagcagaaatgcatctcagaacacacaacagaaagaaccttgaggtgaatgagctacaacagcagaagaccacatctggttccactcctgtcagccaaggacAGGAGTCTGAGGATgccatgggcacagactcacccgaACCGGACAgtttaaaattggaaaaagaTCTGTAGGAGGTAAATATTTGTTAATTGTATATTTATGAGTTTTTTGAAAGATCAGACTATGTTTATCATGAATTCTCACCATCTTTGTGTCAGAGTGAAGGTAATTTGATTTACCTCATGATTAATGGGTCTTGATAACAAGATATTGACTTTTGTGTCCAGAGTAACTGATAAATCCACATACAGTCTAATCTAAACCAAAGCCCAGTTAAAAAGGGCATTACTTTTACCTTAAAAGACGTCAGAGCTTATATGATATTACACAATGTGTCTCTTGTCAGCTTTGGCTGGAACCAGCAGGGGccactctcctcacacactccaggaGATTCAAGATCTGCAGCAGGAATGTCTGAGGAGCTGACTACCCCTGGCTACCTGCTGTTTCAAAGAACAAGTGAGTGTGAAAGAGAGGATAATCAGTGAAGGAAAGGGGGTGAGAGGAGGAAAGGGACTGTGGAATTTTCTGTTTGATTCCAAACAATGGCGGGATTTTATTCAGACACAGGAACCATAGTAATGGATCGGCTGTCCTGATCATGGTTTAGGATTACATTAGGGTTTGTCTGGTGTTTGAAACCAAATGCAAAGTTAATATTTACAATGGAGAAAAGCAAACAAGGCTTGCCATAAGAGTCAGAATAAACTCTATGTAATACAAAGCACACTTTTAACATGTGGGTTCATTCAGATGTTAAGTTTTCAGTGAGacacaaaattgaaaaatttaATCCATTACATGATGACATGGTGGATGTCAGCAAAGTGGAACGCATGCAACATTAGGAATAAGCACTACAAATAGCAATtgtgcacatttttattaaaacaagtttatgattaaaacattttgtttctcCTTTGCATGAAGAGCAGAGTTGTGCTTTTACTATAAATGCTGTCAACTGAGTGGCGTGCAATCCGACAGGTTCCAGTTccaccttgaaaaaaaaaaaagaaaaaaaaaaaaaaaatagatcttGGACATGAAGAACCACTGAACTAGAATCAGACTCATCATTTAAGGGAAAGGAaacctgtttttaaaaacacatcagcCCATTTCAGTTTGCTCATCTGTGGTGTGATGAGGTAGAATATGCTACTATTGCTCAAGCCCTACctgacacacacagccatcagCACTGCTGAAGATCTCACAACAACTTACAGCAGTCAAATCAAGCCTCATAATGTATTCTACAGACTGCAGTTATGTAGTCATTAGTGTGTATTAAAGTATATTCATGTAAATTCAGTTCTGTTGCCTCATCATCCAATCATTTGTTTATTGGTCAGAAAAATGACCATGAAAGTGACAGTAGCAGAGAGATCAGATAAACTATGCTCTAACAGCATCCCACATACATACCGCCTGCACCTGTGCCACACAGTTAGGAAAGTCATTATAGGAGGTTGGCATAGTAGCAGTAATGCTTATCCACTATTAAAATAGAATTGTGAGGTTCTGTGAATATGATGGTATCTGTTGTATAAATCCAAAATTCAATGTTATTtacatagcacttttaacaatgaacattgtcacaaagcagctttacagaaatccggatatagATTAGGtttgggcatgaggtgggactACACCCTGGTtggaatgccagtccatagcacagcaccacacacacacacacacacacacacacacacacacacacacacacacacacacacacacacactcacactgaggggtaaatttagcatagccaatccacctactggcatgtgtTTGGGAGGTGGGGGAACCGGAGAagccggaggaaacccacatggatacGGTGAGAATGTGCACAGAGGTACAGAGAGTAACTCAAGCCCAGGATCTATCCTGGCACTATGGAGCTGTGATGCAGCAACTCTACCCACTACAGCAGTGCGCTGTCcaatatttaacattacatGTACCTCAACAATCCATAATCTCATGTTCTCATGAATCTAATGTTCTCATAAATCCCATGTTTGCATGGCAGTACAATAGTTGAGTGCAAAGGGTAAATCTGCATATAAAATGACTTAAATGCTAATGCCCTTGAAAACATGCTGTTCTGCAGCACATAAAGAGAATCGGTAGAAAGaaaccacacagacaataaGTTCCATAAACAGGATACAATGAtatcaagaaaaagaaatgtaggTAGAACAAAATATAGCTTCAGAGGGTATGGTGTTTCTGTGCAGATATAAAATTAGTTGCATTAAATTGTCTAAACTGAGGTTATGATTGTGGCACAGAATAATAATCCAATTTGCAACCAAACTATAAATCAGCACCACTAATTTCAAACCTCGGAAACAAGCATTTGAGTATAGAATTCCTAACATTACAATGAGACGAGGGACCCAGAATGGgttttctctctccatcctaTGAAAAACAAGCTTAGATTTAGGTTTCAGATGTGGAGCTCCTCATCTGCACGTGGACGAGTTTGTTGTCCCCTGTAGTCCGGCTGACATTCATTGGAGTCCCACTTTATGGTCCAGACCAGGATCTCCATCAGGATGCAGAGGTCTCAATGCCCTCCTTTCTCTTACTACCCCTGTGTGGTCACCGCAAGTTCATGTACAGAGCCAGGGACACAATGATGCTGCATAATATAAGGAACGGCAGCCAGGTCTTCAGAAAGCCAACACAGCTGCAGGGTGAGAGAGATGAAGACAGTTTAGGccaatttatataaattatacatagtGAACAAGGGAAAAggaatgaaaatatattaaggaaagaaagaagacagTGAGAGTACAAAAGTCATGATTTGTTCAGATTTCTGTATGTATATtcattgattgattcatttattcatcctcagtaaccaCCTTATCCTGGTCTGAGCCTATCCCGGGGAACACTAGACACGGCACAATCCACTCCAGATGGGATGccattcacacattcactatacacacaccatccactttattaggaacacctgtacacatgctCATTTAGCAGTTctctaatcaaccaatcacgtggcagcagcatgattcataaaatcctgcagatgcaggtcaagagcttcagttaatgttcacatcaaacatcagaatgaagaaaaagtctgatctctgggactttaaccgtggcatggatgttggtgtcagatgggctgaaactgctgatctcctgggattttcacacacaacagtctctagagttttacagaatggtgcagaaaacaaaaacactgagtgagcgacagttctgtgggtggaaacgccttgctgataagagagTCAGAGGAAAACGTGTATAATCCTTTCCAGATCCCAATTGTTCACAACCAATCTaagttttgaaatatttcttaaCTGATAAAAACATTtggactttattatttatttattacgtTATGGACatattgaataaaaaacaacacCTAAATTCATGGGTGCTGTTCTCATATTAGCCTCCAGTGAACCAACGTGTGGCTTTAACATATCTGCAATATGAGCTGATATGATCTGGTCCAATATCTGTTTTATCTGAGCTCAGCTGCAAGACATTTTCCGACATCCAGCTCTTGATAGCTACAATACAAGctaaaagaatataaatatatgatagcctcagattcttgttcttggctgaccggagtggaacctgatgtgatcttctgctgttgtagctcatccacctcacggactgacgtgttgtgcatgctgagatgcttttctgctcaccacggttgcaaGCCTATTGGAGGTGCTGTAGAccagtctgctcattctcctctgatctctcatcagcaa
This region includes:
- the tpbga gene encoding trophoblast glycoprotein a, whose product is MLVFVLRVAFALLCVHATRSALCPAGCECSEAAHTVKCVSKDLQDIPTGIPAYTRNLFITGNHIRRIGPECFKGLDNVTTLSLSNNRISEVESHTFSSLRNLRSLDLSSNQLVLIHPEAFTMHNHTLRELNFSRALYNHSSITNLATALRWSSLDTLLGLDLSSNGLIFLPPHMFFHMSSLRRLHLANNSIVAITNETLLGLEHLEELDLSHNALKTFNKEGLMELERIPKAKLHLGQNPYTCTCGIESFITLLNTSWDRVVDVEHLVCVFPVELRNISLLLVRKMVLGCHHVEESNNLALQTSYVFLGIVLGFVGLMFLFVLYLNRKGIKKRIYEMRDTCREMWEGYHYRYEIDSDPRLSQLSTSADV